The genomic stretch GAAAAAGAAGCAAAAATAAATAGATGAATAAGGTGAATGAAAACATAGGAAGATGAAGATCTTCCTATGTTTTTTTATTTGAAGTTCTTTTTTAATTGATGATAGAGTTTATCATTTTCAAGAATTTTAATAGAAAAACTAATTTCTTTAGTGTTTTTTAATATTTTCCAGCTCAAATTTAGTAAACTAGTATAGATTGAGGAGAAATATAGGAGGACTTACTGATGAGCACTCAGACATTTGAAATGAACATAGATGGAGAAACAATTAGATGGGAAGAAACATCTCATGCTCAAATTTTTCGTAATTTCTGGCAGTTTTTTGTGGAAAAAGATTTACAAAAAACAATTGAAATAATAGAGCTGACAGGTATACGCACGGCCGATTCAGAATATATGGTAGGTAAAAATGGAATTAAAAGAAAAAATCTTTTTATAAAAGATAATTACTACGTCCACATGCACTTAAACCCAGCAGCAATGCAAAAAGTATATGAAAAATTCATAAAGAGCTGGGAGAGTATTGATAAACAATCTAAGGATGAAACTCTTAGCAGGGAACAACAGCAAGTGTTCAAGGAACTACAAACAGCAGAAAAGAAGAATGTAAAATCTATTTATGAAAAAAACCCTGCAGTTGCTGCAGTTGCGGCGAACCATAACTTATATGATAGCTCTGTAAGTGTAGAACCTGTCGTTACGAAACTATCTGACGGCACAGAACCTCTAAGAATTCTTTTTGGTCATTCAGCGAGCAATAATGAACCATTGTATTGGTACCCAACTACGACTAGCAAGATTATGCATACAAATACAGGTATCGTTGGTACGATGGGGACAGGGAAAACTCAGTTTACGAAATCTCTTATTAAACAAATACATGAGGGCTCTCTATCCAATTTAAATGGAACGCCTATTGATATTCTTATTTTTGATTATAAAGGTGACTATATTAAAGACGACTTTGTGGAAGCGACAAATGCTACAATTTATCAGCCATATCACCTTCCATATAATCCGCTATCGTTATATAGGGGGAAACAACCAAAGCCGTTATTACCTTTACATACAGCTAGTACCATTAAAGAAACCATTTCGAATGCATTTAATTTAGGTATAAAGCAACAGCAATTATTAAACGATTTAATTGTTGAATCTTATTCACAAGTTGGTATTCATAAAGCCGATATGTCTACATGGGATCTGGTACCACCTACATTAAATAATGTGTTTGAACGATTTATGGATAGAGAGGATGTAAAAGAAGACAGTCTGTATGCAGCATTAAAACAAATTTATGACTTTGAAATTTTCTCTCCAACTAGCGAGGAGACACAG from Bacillus sp. 1780r2a1 encodes the following:
- a CDS encoding ATP-binding protein, which codes for MSTQTFEMNIDGETIRWEETSHAQIFRNFWQFFVEKDLQKTIEIIELTGIRTADSEYMVGKNGIKRKNLFIKDNYYVHMHLNPAAMQKVYEKFIKSWESIDKQSKDETLSREQQQVFKELQTAEKKNVKSIYEKNPAVAAVAANHNLYDSSVSVEPVVTKLSDGTEPLRILFGHSASNNEPLYWYPTTTSKIMHTNTGIVGTMGTGKTQFTKSLIKQIHEGSLSNLNGTPIDILIFDYKGDYIKDDFVEATNATIYQPYHLPYNPLSLYRGKQPKPLLPLHTASTIKETISNAFNLGIKQQQLLNDLIVESYSQVGIHKADMSTWDLVPPTLNNVFERFMDREDVKEDSLYAALKQIYDFEIFSPTSEETQSLYDMIQGVTVINLAGYDQSVQNLIVGITLDTFYSQMSTKGHSTIQGDYRELTKMILVDEADNFLSQNFTSLKKVMKEGREYGVGVILSTQFLDHFATADNNYTQYILTWIIHRVSTIKKKEVQAIFSPETQTEGVHIVNKIAQLPKHYSLVTSVTNNKYEIMEDMAFWKLLS